The genomic DNA CACGTTCTGTCGCGCGATGAATATTCCCGCGCGGTACTGTACGGGGTATATCAGTGACGTCGGTGTGCCGCCGCCTCATAGTGCGATGGATTTCGCGGCCTGGTTCGAAGCTTATGTGGGCGGAAGCTGGCAAACATTCGATCCGCGCAACAACGTGCCACGCATTGGACGGATACTGATGGCCCGAGGACGGGATGCTGCCGACGTCGCAATCAGCAATACGTTCGGTCCGGTCAAGCTCGTTGAATTCACCGTGCATTGCGCGCCTGAAGAGGGCTAGGCGGACGGGCAATGGGACGTGAGGCTCGGTCCCGGCACATGTAGGGTCATCCGTCCGTAAAACGCCGCAGGGCACCGGGCGTAGTCGCCGACTGCACACCATAACGGCCGCGAAGTTCGTGCATCGCGGCAAGCGTGATATACGCGGAGCGGGTCATGTGACGCTCCTTTGCGTCGCCATCGATTTGCCGCAACACATCTTCGAGCAGACTGATCTGTACGCCTACTGCTTTCGACGTCACACGCGCAAGATTGATGTCGATAAACATCCAGAGTCCTTCCCCGTCATCCATATCGAGCTCGTGCAATTCCGATGTGCTGTTGGTAGGCGCCGGTATGAGTTGCTCGCTTTGGTCATACATCAACTCGACGACCTTCTGCGCATTGCGCTTCAGTTCGCCAAACGATTTTCCTTGCGCTTCGGCGCGGGGAAAATCAGGGAAACTGGCGCGAAAGCCAGCGTCGCCATCGCGGCATACATAAACGGGATATTGCATAAATGCTCCTCAAATGATCCTCGCAGTGTGCAGCCACGCGGATCCGGAACGGGAAATGGTGGGAAGGCGAATGGATGAATTGACGATGCGCGTAAAGCCGAGGAAACGCAAACTAAATCGTGATGAAGCGGGGAAGGAGTCGCTTGGGCGGGAACGTCCATTGCGCTACTGTTTTCTCTAACCCACTACGAGGAATTCCCGGGCATCGGGAGGGCGTATTCATGAAAAATCCATGGCTGAAAAAGAACCCGTTCTTGAGCATGTGGCTGAGTGGCGCGAATGCCGTGGCTGGGTCCGCGCGTGGACGCGTGGCAGCCGCCGCGAAGCGTGAGACGGTCAACTTCTGGACCGCGGCGCTGACGCCGCCAAAGCCGAAGAAGCGTCGGCCGCGTCGCTGATTGGATGAAAGCGGATCGCAGCCGGCAGGGCAGAGCGCTGTTCACGGCGGCGAGACGCCCGGAGAAAATAGCTGGCAAAAAAATAGATCGCGACAGCCGCAATAAATGCGCACAGAATGACGGGATAACGTAGCCGCACCCGCGGCTGGGCGAAAATGGGAGAATCATGATGGCAAAGGGTCAACTGCGCGGTAATCGCGAGGCAAAGAAGCCTAAACAGCCGAAAAAGCCGTCTCCTGCGGCGAACCTTTCTACCTGGAAGACTGCGCCGAAGGCAACAGCACGAGACGAAGAAGGCGCGCACAAGAAATAATCTGTGGCTCCTGGCGTTGAGAACGTGGACGTTCTCATGCATTCGCCGGGAGCGAATCAGACAGGTAGTCGGGGAAAGCGAATTAGCGAAGGGGATTAAGTCAGAGATCGGATTATCACTGCGAGTTCGGGTAAATCGGGGAGAGTCTTTTATTCTCGCCAGCGCTTTCGTTTGCCCGCACCTTATTCATATCATGATTCAGCTTTTTCCCCTGACTTCGCGATGCAGCTTCGCGCTATCGAAAAGGCGTGAATGCCAATCGACCTTTGATTGCCTTGAAGAGGGAGTCACCATGAGTAGCCAGTCCTGTGAAGCATATCGCGGCTACAGCATAGATGTTGAAGTCACGGCCAACAACGTCGTTTCGCTCAGCGGAAGAGAGCTTCGGTACTCTGTGTCTTGGTCGATAATCTCACTCCACGTGCTGTCCACACCCATTGCCAGTCTTCCCGAGCGGCTGGAGTTTTTATCGCCGGATGACGCCTTCTCATACGGTGAACGGCGGGCGCGCACGTTTATCGACGGCTCGTTGTTATCGGATGTTCAATGAACTGGTATGCGGCTGAAACGACTATTACTCGCTGCGCTCGCAACTTGCCTTGTCGCGACTTGCGTTCATGCGCAAAGCAACGCGTCCGGCCCGTTCGTCACGCCCTCGGGCACACTGCAATTCTCGCGTGCAGACCGTGATTTCGTGGGGATGCTCGACAAGGTTATTTTCGATCGCTTCGGCGCGAACACGCTCACGCATTTCGATGACGTCGACGACGCCAGTCAAACTGTCACGCGTGCGCTTGTGCAGACCGATTCCGGGCCGGTGCTATACGACTTTCGCCGTCAACCGCCACTCGTGCAACGTTCGGGCAAGCGCATGACGGTCAAGCGCGTGTTCTGGCAAGGTGACGAAGTCGTGATGCAAAGCTCGCAAGGCTGGTTCCGGTTCAAAAGCGGCGTGTTGACGAAGCTCCAGTCGTCCAAGACTACTTACCATTGATCGCACGCAGCGCAACTACACGCTCGCCAGCCATGGATTTCTATAAGGCCTTCTCAATGTAAAATGCGATGCCGAGGTAATGGGCGATCAATAACTAGAATAGACGGGATAGAACATGCGATCACCAGATGCGGGGTCATCGTCATTTACTGGCGACACATTATTCGAACTCGGACTGAATATACCGCCGTGGTTAATGATTCCTTTGGCGTTGTTAGCCACCGAGCTGTTGCCCCTGCCGTTCGACTATGTTGCCAATGTGTTCTTTCCCGACCAGCAGATTGGCGGCCCGGGTCTCGGCTCACACGGCATCGTCTCTGCGGTGATTCTCGGTTGCCTGATCGCACCTCTGGCTGAAACCGCATTCAACCAGTGGGGATGCATCACGTTACTTCGCAAGAAATTAGGTGTCAGCCCTTGGACAGCGATCGTGTTGTCGGCAGCGCTCTTTGCGGCTATGCATACCTATAGCTGGAAATACGTGCTCACCACGTTTCCCATTGGTGTCGTGCTGGGTTATGTATTCGTAGTCGAACAAACGCGTCGGGGCCGGGCCTTCTGGATGGTCGCGTTGATTCATTCGTTGCGCAACGCCATTTCTATCGCGCTTGTCCATTATCTGCCGTGAAAATCGCGCGGGCGAACGATTGTCTTTCTTCCCCGCCGTAGCTATGCGAACTCACGTACGAGCCCCCAGGGCATCCCCAGAAACAAAACAATTGACGTGATTGGTTCGGTTCCCGCGCCTGGCCCGAACGATGTTTGCATTCAGCTTGCAATACTCGAAAAGTTGCCTATCGTCAGTTGTCGGGGCGTTCGTTCCGCGCTTCCAGGGAACAGTCGCGCGGGCGCATAGAGCGCCGGGCTTGAAATGACAGTCGCGTAGCCAACAACAGAGAGGTCGTCGTGAAGCCGGTTCCTCCCGCGGTGCTGTTTTCCGTTTCCGTTGTCGGCGCTGCGGCCGGAGCGTGAGGTGTCCATGCCCGGCGCCGAGATCAACCAGTATGCGGCCGAGCTGGGCACGCAGCTGTCGGCTGTAGGTACGCAGCCGGCAAACCGGATTGCCTCGCTCCTGCAGGCAGCGACGGCACTTGCGGCGTTGGCCGATCGTTCCGCTGGCTCGATGACCAGCGCCGAATGGAAGACGGCTGTGTCGCAATGGGAGGCAGCCCGCGACGCCTTCGGCGCCGAGCTGGCGAAAGCACTTCTCGGTCCTCTCGCGGACATCCCGGGGGTCGCCGCGCTCGCGGACGATCTGGGCAAGCTGTCCACCGAGGGCATCCACGGCAGCGTTGACCTTGGCCCGGTTCATCTCGAAGTCGCCTCGTCGATGCTGGTAATCCAGCCGCCCGAGTTTAGCGACCTGGCCGGTACGCCGGACCCGGTGACGATTGGCCCTTACCAGGTCGGGGAGGTTGCGGCCAGCATCGCGTCGCCATTCGGCGGCGGAGGGCCGGGCGGTGGATCGCTGGTCAGGCTGCCCGCAGCGGGCGGGTTCGGCGGCACGCTCGAACTGCCGCTTGGCGCCGTGCAGGTGACGGCATCCGCAGTGCTCGCGACCATCAACGGCCAGCCGTCATTCATCGCCGTCCTCGGCGTGCAATTCCTGCCGCCTGTCCAGTTGTCCTTCGGCTTCTCGCTCGACCGCGTCGGCGGGATTGTCGGCGTCAACCGCCGCCTCGATCCCGAGGCATTGCGCGCGGCCGTGCGCACGGGCGGCGCCGGCGATGTGCTGTTCGCCGTGAAGCCGCCCGCGTCGCCGTTGTCGCTCGTGACGGCGATCGACGGGTTCTTCCCCGCCCAGCCCGGCACGCATCTGGTCGGCCCGACGCTCAAGCTCGCGTGGCTCTCTTTCGGTCCGGCCGGGAGCCTGCTCGGACTAGACCTGGGCGTGATCGTCGAGTTGCCGGCGGGGCGTGTGGCCGTGCTCGGCGTGGGCCGCATCGCGATTCCTGGGCTCGACGTACTGCTCAATCTGCGGCTCGATGTCCTTGGCCTCGTCGATCCCGTCGAGCAGCTGGTCAGCGTGGACGCGAGCCTGGTGGACAGCAGCGTGCTTGGCATCTTCGAGGTCTACGGTGACGGCGCGATGCGGCTCAGCTGGGGCAGCTCGGCATACTTCGTGGTCAGCGTGGGCGGCTTCTTCCCGGGCTTCAATCCGGAGCCGGCCCGACTTCCGGCACTGCGGCGTGTCGGCATGACGGTGAACAACCCGGTGCCCATCATCGACATCCGCACCGAGGGCTATTTCGCCTTCACGACCAATACGCTGCAATTCGGCGGGCGGATGGAGGTCTCCATCTCGCTTGGCATCGAGGCGCATGGATTCGTCGAGGTCGATGCACTCGTCCAGTTCCGCCCGTTCCATTTCGAAGCGCATATCGCGGCGGGTTTCGGTGTGTCGGTGGAGGGCTTCAGTTTTGCGTCGGTCACGCTGTCGGGCATGATCGGCGGCCCGGGTCCCATCGTGATACGCGGCACGCTCTCGATCAGCGTGTTCCTTTTTTCTCTGGACTGGGACGAAACCTTCACGTTGGGCAGCGGGCCCGCCGATGCGCTGCCCGCGCCCGTCTCCCTGCTCACGCTCATCGCTGAAGAGCTTGGCAAGCCGCAGAGCGTGCAGAGCGCGAGCATCGCGGATGCGCAGGTGGTGCTGAAGCCGCGTCCCGGCACGCCGGGACTGGCGGCCGTGCCGGCGACGGGCGCACTTCAGGTCTTGCAGCGCCGCGCGCCGCTGGGCTTGCTGATCGACCGTGCCGATGGACGTCCGCTGGGTGGGCCACAAGGGGTGAAGGTGGACGGCGGAAGCGGCGACGTGACCGAGCGGTTCAGCCCTGGAAGCTACATCACGCTGACGCAGGCGGAGGCGCTGAACCGGCCTCCATTCGATGTGCTGCCCGCCGGGCGCGTGCTCTCGTTGGCCGATCCGCCGCTCGATGCGAACCGAACGCCCGAGGACCGCGAGGTCGAGCAGATCATCATTGTCGGCAACCGCATCAAGAGGGAACACGAGTGGACGCTGCTGACGCCGCTCGGCGAGCTGTCCGCGATGGTGGGAGCGGCGGGGCGTCCGCCCGCCCTCAGCGACGCCGCGCCGGTCATCACCGCGACGGCGGAACAATGGCGCGCGTCGAACACCGCGGAAGTCTTCGGCAGCGCCACGGCAGCGCATCAGTCTGCCCGCTATCGCGGCGGCATTGCGCTTGCCGCCAGCGATGCGGCGGCCCCCGTCGACCTCGCCACGGTGTAGCGGATCATGGCGAACAACCACTTCTATTCCCACTTCGACAAGGCGCTGCGAGCCGGTGCGACGGCTGCCAGCGGCGGCAGGCTGCAGGGCCAGGCCGAGGTGAAGCTGGTCGATCTCAACGATGCGGCGAATCAGCGCACTGCCAATGCGAGCTACGAGCTGTTCGGCCCGGGCGACGTCGAGCGGCTGGCGGCGGGCGCGATCACGCGGCGTTTTCCCGCGCCGTTTGCAAGCAATGCCGAAGTCACCAAGCTCGCCCTGGTGGAATTTTCGGCCGTCGATCTGCCGTGGCGCTACACGCCGCAACTCGCCGGCGCGGATGGATTGCGTCCGTGGCTCGTGCTGGTGGTCGGCCAGCGATCGGCCAACGACATCGTGCTGCGTCCCGATGGCCGCGTCACGCTGGGGCTCGTCGCGCAGTTCAATCATCGGCTCGGTGAATCGCTGAAGTGGGCGCATGTCCATGAGGTGGCGGGGCACGCGACGGTCGCGCGGCTGCTGGCGCCGTCGCCTGCCGGCGCGGGCAACTATCTTGACGACACGGAATATGTCGCCTGCCTTGTGCCCGCGTTCACCGCATCGGGCGACGACGCGTGGGACGGCACCCGGCCGGTGACGTGTGCGCTCTATGACTGGTGGTCGTTTCGTACGGGGCCAGCCGGGGACTTCCGCGATCTGGCGCGCAAGCTTCACAAGGCCGCGCTCGTCCCCAAGCCCGGCGGCAAGCCATTCGGCATTGCGCAGGTGAGCTACGCCAGCCGCGCCGCGCCGCAGAAGACGACCCAGTTGCAGACGGCGGGCGCACTGCGCCTTCCTCGCGTGCCGGGCGACCCGCCCGATCCCGCCGACGATGCGCCGCCCAACGATGTCGTCCAGGAGACGGCGGCGCTTGCGCGCCGGATCGTCACGCCGGACGGTCGTCCCGTCGTGACTTCGCCGCGCTACGACGCACCCTTCGGCGATGCGAACGGACCTGACGATCCCGTGGATAACGGCTGGATAGCGCAGCTTCGCAACGATCCGCGACTGCGCGGCGCCGCTGGCCTCGGAGCATGGAACGCGGTCGAATGGCAGGACAGGATCAGCGCCGCCGCGGCCTTGAAGGCGGGAGACCTTGCGATTGCCGCCGGCCGCATTCGTCATGTGGCGCTGGGTGTCGAGGTGAGCCGTTCGCTGTGGCGCCGCCGGCTGCCGGCCGATTCGCCCGAGCGTATCGCCGTGCTGATGCCTTCGCTGGGTCGATTGCTGACGACGGCTGGCCGATCCGCACTCGACGAGGTCGCTGGCCGCACGCCGCAGTTGAGCCGCGCGTTGCTGTCGTCGGCGGCGCGGCGCGCGCTGCGGCCCGGTCCTGCGCGCACTGCGCTGTCTGCCGATGGCCGTGCGCCGTTCGGGGCCGTCATCGTCGCCGCCAACCAATGCCCGGACGACCGCGCGGACCCCGCCGGGATCCGCTCGACCGGGCGCGACCCCGATGCCGCCGTCAAGCAGGCGATCGTCGAGGCTGCGCGCGGCGACATGGGCCTTGCCGACGCCGTCCTGCAGCACCTCGGTTCGCACCCGGGGCCGGGCGCTGTCGCCGCGGCGCTCCGCGCGCTTGCCGCGGGGCCCGGCGGCAAGCCTGATATCGAGGCGGTGAAACGCTTCCTCGGCATGCGAGCGTTTCCGGAGCCGGACCTCTCGGTTCTCGAGTGGGACGGCTGGATGAACGAGCATGCGTCGCACGAGCCCTGTCGCGCGATCGATCTCGAGGCGTTCGCCGGCATCGTGTCCAAAGCGATCGACCCCACCGTGGCGCGTCCGCCTGCTGTCGAGCGCGTGCTGGCGACGCTGCCCGGCATCGAGCACATCGGTCCCGTCGAGATCGAGCCTGAACTCGATCTTCCGCTCTGGAGCTTCGTGTCCGAACGGGCGCCCGACTGGATGCTGCCGGGGGCAGGCGACCTGCTCGACGGCGACGTGGTCGCGCTCGGGACCAACCCCGTGTTCGTCGAGTCGTACCTGGTTGGGGCCAATCATCAGGCGAGCGCCGAGCTTCGCTGGCGCAACGTTCCGCTCGTCACGCGCTGGTCGCCGCTGCGAAAGTTCTGGCAGCGCAAGAGCAGCGTGCTGGACATCGTGCCGATCCGCCAATGGAAGGCCGCTGATCCACTCGGCAGCGCGGCGTTGCTGCCGCCGGACCATCCGGGCGACGAGGCCGTCGTCGCTTTCCGCACG from Paraburkholderia terrae includes the following:
- a CDS encoding type II toxin-antitoxin system HicB family antitoxin — its product is MQYPVYVCRDGDAGFRASFPDFPRAEAQGKSFGELKRNAQKVVELMYDQSEQLIPAPTNSTSELHELDMDDGEGLWMFIDINLARVTSKAVGVQISLLEDVLRQIDGDAKERHMTRSAYITLAAMHELRGRYGVQSATTPGALRRFTDG
- a CDS encoding CPBP family intramembrane glutamic endopeptidase, with protein sequence MRSPDAGSSSFTGDTLFELGLNIPPWLMIPLALLATELLPLPFDYVANVFFPDQQIGGPGLGSHGIVSAVILGCLIAPLAETAFNQWGCITLLRKKLGVSPWTAIVLSAALFAAMHTYSWKYVLTTFPIGVVLGYVFVVEQTRRGRAFWMVALIHSLRNAISIALVHYLP
- a CDS encoding DUF6603 domain-containing protein, whose translation is MPGAEINQYAAELGTQLSAVGTQPANRIASLLQAATALAALADRSAGSMTSAEWKTAVSQWEAARDAFGAELAKALLGPLADIPGVAALADDLGKLSTEGIHGSVDLGPVHLEVASSMLVIQPPEFSDLAGTPDPVTIGPYQVGEVAASIASPFGGGGPGGGSLVRLPAAGGFGGTLELPLGAVQVTASAVLATINGQPSFIAVLGVQFLPPVQLSFGFSLDRVGGIVGVNRRLDPEALRAAVRTGGAGDVLFAVKPPASPLSLVTAIDGFFPAQPGTHLVGPTLKLAWLSFGPAGSLLGLDLGVIVELPAGRVAVLGVGRIAIPGLDVLLNLRLDVLGLVDPVEQLVSVDASLVDSSVLGIFEVYGDGAMRLSWGSSAYFVVSVGGFFPGFNPEPARLPALRRVGMTVNNPVPIIDIRTEGYFAFTTNTLQFGGRMEVSISLGIEAHGFVEVDALVQFRPFHFEAHIAAGFGVSVEGFSFASVTLSGMIGGPGPIVIRGTLSISVFLFSLDWDETFTLGSGPADALPAPVSLLTLIAEELGKPQSVQSASIADAQVVLKPRPGTPGLAAVPATGALQVLQRRAPLGLLIDRADGRPLGGPQGVKVDGGSGDVTERFSPGSYITLTQAEALNRPPFDVLPAGRVLSLADPPLDANRTPEDREVEQIIIVGNRIKREHEWTLLTPLGELSAMVGAAGRPPALSDAAPVITATAEQWRASNTAEVFGSATAAHQSARYRGGIALAASDAAAPVDLATV